In [Leptolyngbya] sp. PCC 7376, a genomic segment contains:
- a CDS encoding FkbM family methyltransferase gives MNIFEIPIVSSLIFLARYFTDKSAFKSQKKLITLREPTIFDVGAHVGQTAKQYRRFFPKSKIYSFEPFPDSFEKLQAKYQKDQRVFPQNVAVSETSGRLSLNVNSDAATNSVLPIADEGKVCWGDRLKSKDNLEVKSVSIDDFCAENLIHHIDILKLDLQGHELAALKGAKTMLQKQAVDLVYLELLVSKSYENQPQLHEYLTLFAEYDYKFLDFYSPIRKGVQLIQCDLIFVSQNLNDKILRSIKKGGFSTS, from the coding sequence GTGAATATTTTTGAGATTCCGATTGTTTCATCCCTGATTTTTTTAGCGCGATACTTCACCGATAAAAGCGCCTTTAAATCCCAAAAAAAACTAATTACATTGCGAGAACCAACCATTTTTGATGTTGGTGCTCACGTCGGCCAAACCGCCAAACAATACCGGCGCTTTTTCCCGAAGAGCAAAATCTATTCCTTTGAACCTTTCCCTGATTCCTTTGAGAAATTACAGGCAAAATATCAGAAAGATCAGCGAGTTTTCCCGCAGAATGTTGCAGTCTCTGAAACTTCAGGAAGATTGAGTCTCAATGTCAATTCTGATGCCGCGACAAATTCTGTGCTTCCCATCGCCGATGAAGGGAAAGTCTGTTGGGGCGATCGCCTGAAGAGTAAAGACAACCTAGAAGTAAAAAGCGTTTCCATCGACGACTTTTGCGCGGAGAATTTAATTCACCATATCGATATCCTGAAGCTGGATTTGCAAGGCCATGAATTAGCCGCACTGAAAGGAGCAAAAACCATGCTCCAAAAACAGGCTGTTGATCTGGTTTATCTAGAATTATTAGTCAGTAAAAGTTATGAAAATCAGCCGCAACTGCATGAATATCTAACGCTCTTTGCCGAATATGATTACAAATTTTTGGACTTCTATAGCCCCATCCGAAAAGGTGTGCAGCTTATTCAATGTGACTTGATTTTTGTTAGCCAAAACCTTAACGACAAAATTCTCCGCAGCATCAAAAAAGGTGGCTTTAGTACAAGTTAA
- a CDS encoding pentapeptide repeat-containing protein — protein MANLEQVNLLTTGGVKQWNKWREDNPNIEINFSHANLQNTNLDFVNLKNAQLDSTNLENSQLYNASLKAANLENANLKNVELDSSNLTSANLKNAILTFTELEYANLNNAELVAANLKNANLTSAELEYANLNNSNLNFANLENAKFYNADLSNGLLRVVTAIGTSFKNATLTGACIEDWHINNKTNFEDVICDYVYLKWDYENNKPTERRPADPSRNFEPGEFTKVFQIAHETVDLFFREGIDWQAFLSSYQNVQLESDHGELDIRAIEKSPDGSFVIRVDVPESTNKADLEAEFYERYEGELKRLEGVYQRKLQAKDREIESYRRESANMTEIAKLLANRPITVEAKAVAGDNIKQSGNFGIGHMSGGEIQSGAKVAGVYNEATEQNLAQAAADIKALIDQLEGDYESTPMGNMQMGTEIVSRISQNPTLKSRVINAIKEASVAAFEEAISHPVASIVIAGTKGFIEAE, from the coding sequence ATGGCAAATCTAGAACAAGTTAATTTGCTAACTACTGGTGGTGTGAAGCAGTGGAATAAATGGCGTGAGGACAATCCAAATATAGAAATCAATTTTAGTCATGCAAATCTGCAAAATACTAACCTCGATTTCGTCAATCTCAAAAATGCTCAACTCGATTCCACGAACCTGGAAAATTCCCAGCTTTATAACGCAAGCCTTAAGGCCGCTAACCTAGAAAATGCCAATCTCAAAAATGTAGAACTTGACTCCAGTAACCTCACATCTGCCAATCTCAAAAATGCAATCCTAACTTTTACCGAACTCGAATATGCCAACCTCAACAACGCAGAACTCGTTGCTGCCAACTTAAAAAATGCGAACCTTACTTCCGCTGAACTCGAATATGCGAACCTTAACAACAGTAATCTCAACTTTGCCAACCTTGAAAATGCCAAATTTTACAACGCAGACCTTTCAAACGGACTCCTTAGAGTAGTAACTGCGATAGGAACATCTTTTAAAAATGCGACGTTAACTGGGGCTTGCATCGAAGATTGGCATATCAACAACAAAACTAATTTTGAAGATGTGATTTGTGATTATGTCTATTTAAAATGGGATTACGAAAACAATAAACCCACCGAACGTCGCCCTGCCGATCCCAGTCGCAATTTTGAGCCAGGCGAATTCACGAAAGTTTTTCAGATCGCTCACGAAACAGTTGATTTATTTTTTCGTGAAGGCATTGATTGGCAAGCATTTTTAAGCTCTTATCAAAATGTCCAGCTCGAAAGTGATCATGGTGAACTAGATATTCGCGCTATCGAAAAATCACCAGATGGCTCCTTTGTTATTCGTGTCGATGTCCCAGAAAGCACAAACAAAGCAGATCTCGAAGCCGAATTTTATGAACGTTATGAAGGCGAACTAAAACGACTCGAAGGCGTTTATCAACGGAAACTCCAAGCCAAAGATCGCGAGATTGAGAGTTACCGCCGAGAGAGCGCAAACATGACCGAAATCGCTAAACTTTTAGCAAATAGACCCATCACCGTTGAGGCAAAAGCAGTGGCAGGCGACAACATCAAACAATCCGGCAACTTTGGCATTGGTCATATGAGTGGCGGCGAAATTCAGAGTGGCGCGAAAGTCGCTGGCGTATATAACGAAGCCACCGAACAAAATCTTGCCCAGGCAGCCGCAGACATTAAAGCGTTGATCGACCAACTTGAAGGCGATTACGAATCGACACCAATGGGCAACATGCAGATGGGCACAGAAATCGTGAGCCGCATTAGCCAAAACCCCACCCTAAAAAGCCGCGTTATTAATGCTATCAAAGAAGCCTCTGTCGCCGCATTCGAGGAAGCCATTTCCCATCCCGTCGCCTCGATTGTCATTGCCGGAACAAAAGGATTTATCGAAGCAGAATGA
- a CDS encoding IS982 family transposase: MSSLEALFCHVNDFCQVFEPLWHQALLSSGKKYRRRQRSLSLSEVMTILIAFHQSHYRNFKHFYLIKVKCDWQQEFPLAVSYQRFVTWIPSSLIPLCTYLRRCFGQCTGISFIDATSIKVCHNRRISQHRVFEGCAARGKTSVGWFFGFKLHLVINERGELLNVQVTPGNTDDRQPVVELWQDLWGKVFADKGYVSQSLAQHLQEEHEVTLMAKPRRNMKHHLMVYQDKLFARKRALIETVIDQLKNISQIEHSRHRSPTNFCVNLLCGLIAYCHQPKKPSLQLD; this comes from the coding sequence ATGTCCAGTCTAGAGGCTCTGTTTTGCCATGTTAATGATTTCTGCCAAGTCTTTGAACCCTTATGGCATCAAGCGTTACTCAGCTCTGGCAAAAAATACCGTCGCCGTCAGAGAAGCCTCAGTCTGAGTGAGGTGATGACTATTCTCATTGCTTTCCATCAATCTCACTATCGAAATTTCAAGCATTTCTATCTCATCAAGGTGAAATGCGATTGGCAACAAGAGTTTCCTCTAGCTGTGAGCTATCAACGCTTTGTGACATGGATACCTTCGAGCTTGATTCCTCTCTGTACATATCTGCGACGATGCTTCGGACAATGCACTGGTATTAGCTTCATTGATGCCACCAGCATCAAGGTTTGCCATAATCGCCGTATCTCTCAACACCGTGTTTTTGAAGGTTGCGCGGCAAGGGGCAAGACTTCGGTGGGATGGTTCTTCGGCTTCAAACTACACCTGGTCATCAATGAGCGAGGAGAATTACTCAACGTCCAAGTGACGCCCGGAAATACCGATGACCGCCAACCTGTAGTGGAGTTATGGCAAGACTTATGGGGTAAAGTCTTTGCCGATAAAGGCTATGTCTCACAATCTTTAGCCCAGCATCTTCAAGAGGAACATGAGGTGACCCTAATGGCTAAACCTCGTCGAAATATGAAGCATCATTTGATGGTTTATCAAGATAAACTTTTTGCTCGTAAGCGGGCTTTGATTGAGACAGTTATTGACCAACTGAAGAACATCTCACAGATTGAACATTCCCGACATCGCAGTCCCACAAACTTTTGTGTGAACTTGCTGTGTGGGCTGATTGCTTACTGCCATCAACCCAAAAAACCTTCTTTACAGCTTGATTAG
- a CDS encoding metal-dependent hydrolase: MSSFVGHGLAGMTVGILGKSPSFIKTTYGKIFWLSWLIVVAITPDFDYVVPFFHPSANSGIRITHSIFYVSLLPSLTLIVLKIARLDRKELLAAALPLCLASFSHLCLDLLVGVTAIPLAWPLDKRVFKLPFGLLPSAGKPSLSNYFFYYNLGIEIGVLLPLSISLVLIRSQKTTWWKWGIIGLLLAISIFFMHWAYGLSR; encoded by the coding sequence ATGTCTTCATTTGTCGGTCATGGTTTAGCTGGAATGACAGTTGGAATTCTTGGTAAATCGCCATCATTTATAAAAACGACCTACGGCAAAATCTTTTGGCTTAGCTGGCTCATTGTGGTGGCGATCACCCCAGACTTCGATTATGTTGTGCCTTTTTTCCATCCCAGTGCAAATTCAGGAATAAGGATTACCCATTCAATTTTTTATGTCAGTCTTCTACCGAGTCTTACGCTGATTGTCTTAAAGATTGCTCGTCTTGACCGCAAAGAATTACTCGCAGCAGCTCTGCCGCTTTGCCTCGCCAGTTTTTCCCATCTTTGTCTAGATTTATTAGTCGGTGTCACTGCCATTCCGCTCGCATGGCCACTGGATAAAAGAGTCTTCAAATTACCTTTTGGATTACTGCCAAGTGCTGGTAAACCAAGTCTCAGTAACTATTTTTTCTATTACAACTTAGGTATTGAAATAGGTGTGCTACTGCCTTTGAGTATATCTTTGGTGCTTATTAGATCACAAAAAACAACTTGGTGGAAGTGGGGCATTATCGGTTTGTTACTCGCGATTTCAATCTTTTTTATGCATTGGGCATATGGTCTCAGTCGCTAA
- a CDS encoding isochorismate synthase MenF yields the protein MGKTLWRDHLDPNHGSGLATVGNSPTVYQSRQQISQPEWQKFLTTPASIRQDEIFSEVLPIQPVDLLQVLRGVERKVNIQLNHFYWEQRTQTKAILGLGVLRELILDGDRRFQIAQDFIEQCQRNLHHTLDVAIPYFDCGFTFFAHQQPNSPFPAAQISIPRIQIFQLDQQYFLVVNGDHRHRSMLARIAKQVKRFIENLPTLKLSGKKASQVIMHSSSHSFVGGVKNALQLIEQGDLSKVVLAHALDVTAEKPFDIVNALDNLRDRHPDCCVFSRRNLRGDTFIGASPERLLAIQDGKLLTDALAGSAPRGTTDEADYAFAHNLLHSEKERREHQAVANFLIEQLQDLKLQPQVAERTLLKLSNIQHLWTPITANLPEHIHPLEIVAKLHPTPAVAGVPRVIACDHIRQAEPFDRNLYAAPIGWLDSHGNAEFIVAIRSALIRGKHARLYGGAGIVAGSQPEREYAEVQLKLTSLLNALT from the coding sequence GTGGGAAAAACGCTTTGGCGCGATCACCTAGACCCTAACCATGGCAGTGGTTTAGCGACGGTAGGGAATTCACCGACCGTCTATCAATCGCGTCAACAAATTTCTCAACCCGAATGGCAAAAATTTTTAACGACTCCAGCTTCGATTCGGCAGGACGAAATTTTTAGCGAAGTGCTACCGATACAGCCAGTGGATTTGCTGCAAGTGCTTCGAGGAGTTGAGCGCAAGGTCAATATCCAACTCAATCATTTTTACTGGGAGCAACGGACTCAAACGAAAGCAATTTTAGGTTTGGGAGTGTTGCGGGAACTGATTTTAGATGGCGATCGCCGCTTTCAAATTGCCCAAGATTTCATTGAGCAATGCCAACGGAATCTACATCACACTTTAGATGTGGCGATTCCATATTTTGATTGTGGGTTTACTTTTTTTGCACACCAACAACCAAATTCACCTTTCCCAGCAGCACAAATTTCGATTCCGCGCATCCAGATTTTTCAGTTAGATCAGCAATATTTTCTAGTGGTAAATGGCGATCACCGCCATCGTTCAATGCTTGCCCGCATTGCAAAACAAGTCAAGCGGTTTATTGAGAATCTGCCAACCCTCAAGCTTTCTGGAAAAAAGGCGAGTCAGGTCATTATGCATAGTTCTTCCCATAGTTTTGTGGGTGGCGTAAAAAATGCATTGCAACTGATTGAGCAAGGTGATTTGAGCAAAGTGGTGCTGGCCCATGCTCTCGATGTGACAGCAGAGAAGCCTTTCGATATCGTCAATGCCCTCGATAATCTACGCGATCGCCACCCAGATTGTTGTGTATTTTCGCGACGAAATCTGCGAGGAGATACATTTATTGGTGCGAGTCCCGAACGATTACTAGCGATTCAGGATGGCAAGTTGTTGACCGATGCTTTAGCGGGTTCTGCGCCACGGGGAACTACCGATGAGGCAGATTATGCCTTTGCTCACAATTTATTGCATAGCGAAAAGGAACGCCGGGAACATCAAGCTGTTGCTAATTTCTTGATTGAACAGTTGCAAGACCTAAAATTACAGCCTCAAGTGGCAGAGCGAACCCTTCTAAAACTCTCAAATATTCAGCACCTCTGGACACCGATTACAGCGAATCTTCCCGAACATATTCATCCCCTCGAAATTGTCGCGAAGTTGCATCCAACTCCTGCTGTTGCTGGTGTGCCGAGGGTGATCGCCTGTGACCATATCCGCCAAGCAGAACCTTTTGATCGCAATCTCTATGCGGCTCCCATCGGTTGGCTGGATTCCCATGGCAATGCAGAATTTATTGTGGCAATTCGGTCAGCATTAATCCGAGGCAAACACGCACGTTTATACGGTGGTGCAGGCATTGTGGCGGGTTCGCAGCCGGAACGGGAATATGCGGAAGTGCAATTAAAATTGACATCTCTGCTCAATGCGTTGACCTAA
- a CDS encoding FkbM family methyltransferase has translation MQVESCCQALLKEILPEIDPDRKGICVDVGVGTFAFYCELFAKLGFQTIAVEPSPVKKLEKLCDRQPIQLVEACLSDKNGTQTLYMGNFASMANENFNSLEPAWFGSSPDTKEVKALDLPTFLSDTNIENLTCLKLDIEGWEPVVMKQLPTISAEQLPQILMFEYGGGSPRSQGGKGWSESFLEGTMLCLETLKNCGYGFSILIDYAHEATSKIFDLQTQTLNPDELFLENALYGNIISFREGSFSEEAIAKICKPYKGGVINWLVGKAVSK, from the coding sequence ATGCAAGTCGAAAGTTGTTGTCAGGCGCTCCTGAAGGAGATTTTGCCGGAGATAGATCCCGACCGAAAAGGGATTTGCGTGGATGTTGGGGTTGGCACCTTTGCTTTCTACTGCGAACTCTTTGCCAAGCTCGGCTTTCAAACCATTGCTGTCGAACCTTCCCCAGTGAAAAAGCTCGAAAAATTGTGCGATCGCCAACCCATTCAGCTCGTCGAAGCCTGCCTGTCTGACAAAAATGGCACCCAGACCTTATATATGGGCAACTTTGCGAGCATGGCCAACGAAAACTTTAATTCCCTTGAACCCGCGTGGTTTGGCTCATCTCCCGACACAAAAGAGGTGAAAGCTCTTGATTTGCCGACATTTCTGAGCGACACAAATATCGAAAATTTGACCTGTCTCAAGCTCGATATCGAAGGCTGGGAACCTGTCGTGATGAAGCAACTCCCGACAATTTCGGCTGAGCAACTCCCGCAAATTTTGATGTTTGAATATGGTGGCGGTAGTCCCCGCAGTCAGGGCGGCAAGGGTTGGTCGGAGTCATTCCTAGAGGGCACAATGCTTTGCCTCGAAACCCTAAAAAACTGCGGTTATGGCTTCAGTATTTTGATCGATTATGCCCATGAGGCCACCTCGAAAATCTTTGACCTCCAGACCCAAACCCTCAACCCTGATGAGCTATTCCTCGAAAATGCGCTCTATGGCAATATCATCAGCTTTCGGGAAGGGAGTTTTTCTGAGGAGGCGATCGCCAAAATTTGTAAGCCTTACAAAGGTGGCGTGATTAATTGGCTCGTGGGTAAGGCTGTCTCGAAATAA